In Zunongwangia sp. HGR-M22, the sequence GAAAATAAAAAGCAACTATTTGTTCCACGTGGTTGTGCACATGGATTTGTGGTACTCAGTGAAACCGCTCTTTTTTATTATAAATGTGATAACTTTTATAATAAGGAATCTGAAACCGGAATTATCTACAACGATCCGCAGTTAAGTATAGATTGGCAATTACAGGATGATGAGCTTATTATTTCTGAAAAAGATAAAATGTTGCCAAGTTTCAATGAATTTTTGGAACAGCTAAAAGCGACTATGTAAATTGGTATGATAAGTATTTTAGTAACAGGCGCATCTGGCCAGTTAGGGCAGAGTATTAAAAAAATAAGCCCACGATTCCCTGAATTTCAATTTTATTTTAAAAGTTCAGCTGAGTTAAACATTACAGATGCTGAAAATGTTAAAAATACTTTTGCTGAAAACCGTTTTGATTACTGCATAAACTGTGCAGCTTATACAAAGGTAGATTTGGCAGAATCGGAAACGAAAAGCGCTAATTTGATCAATAATGAGGCAATTTCAATTTTGAGTGAATGGTGTCGGGAATTTAGAGTTACCTTAATTCATATTTCTACAGATTTTGTATTTCAAGGCATTCAAAACATTCCATACAAAGAAGAAGATCAAACCAAGCCTGAGAGTGTTTATGGTACTACTAAATTAGCTGGAGAAGAAACTATTCAGAAGAAATTAGAGCAATATTTCATTATTCGCACTTCGTGGTTATATTCTGAATTTGGTCATAATTTCGTAAAATCCATGCTGAAGTACGGAAAAGAAAAAGAAAGCTTATCTGTAGTCTACGATCAACTAGGAACTCCTACTTATGCTGGAGATTTAGCTGAATTTATATTGAAAATAATAAGCTCTAAATCTAACCAATATGGACTTTATCATTACAGCAATGAAGGTGTGGCTAGCTGGTATGATTTTGCATTCAATATTTTTAAAATTTCAGGAATTAACATAGGTTTAAAACCAATTCGATCTGAAGATTATCCAACTGCAGCAAAACGCCCTTGCTATAGTGTTTTAGATAAGCGTAAAGCAAAGTCAACTTTCCAAATTCAAATTCCGCATTGGCAGGATTCTCTTATTAAAGCTTTGGAAGAACTCAACTAAAAGCTTCTAATCTGAGATTAAAATATAAAAAAAAGCGCTTCGTAAATGAAGCGCTTTTTTATTGAATATAGAATTATTTTATCTTCTGTTTCCAAAAATACGAAGCATAAATAAAAACATATTTATAAAATCTAAATACAATGTAATTGCTCCCATTAAAGCAAGATTATGACCGATATCAGAATCTTCCATACCAGCGCGATACATCCTTTTAATTTTTTGAGTATCATAGGCTGTTAAGCCAACAAAGATAAGGACACCAGCATAAGTGATTACC encodes:
- the rfbD gene encoding dTDP-4-dehydrorhamnose reductase, with protein sequence MISILVTGASGQLGQSIKKISPRFPEFQFYFKSSAELNITDAENVKNTFAENRFDYCINCAAYTKVDLAESETKSANLINNEAISILSEWCREFRVTLIHISTDFVFQGIQNIPYKEEDQTKPESVYGTTKLAGEETIQKKLEQYFIIRTSWLYSEFGHNFVKSMLKYGKEKESLSVVYDQLGTPTYAGDLAEFILKIISSKSNQYGLYHYSNEGVASWYDFAFNIFKISGINIGLKPIRSEDYPTAAKRPCYSVLDKRKAKSTFQIQIPHWQDSLIKALEELN